The following coding sequences lie in one Peribacillus frigoritolerans genomic window:
- a CDS encoding PAS domain S-box protein, with translation MEQSIVASNPFLFMIAVLLIIMACYTALDLLTTLLTIKRYKRLVYIGSSCSMGVAIWTLNFVVIFTLDNSGMAAYNFFTIIFSLALAIALAGVGLLAISYKTQVLQIVFCGFMFTMAILSNYIMGTSSLNQSLHFSPLSVFSMLFSIFILFVAALAILFYFNKLSQSSLKPVSTLMMSGAIIEGYYLFVRVLPMNAKNETGEFVPLTPFMLYLTCFVSLFILASLIASSTIVGRRLAKSDNTVSDIRYALDQSAIVAITDAKGIITYVNEKFLEISQYEKHELIGKNHSIINSGYHPKEFFTDLWLTISQGKTWHGEICNRAKDGNVYWVDTTIVPFMKKGKPYQYISIRSDISSRKKAENALKESIKELEDMHYAINQSLIVAITDDKGVIIEVNEKFSEVSGYGRGELIGQTHKIVNSGYHSNEFFENMWKTVGERKVWKGEIRNKAKDGSFYWVDTTIVPFFSEEGKPFQYLTIRYDITERKQSEEMLNRQDKLAAVGQLAAGVAHEIRNPLTSMKGYTEFLQLDETDENKQEYLEIIMDEINRVNDIVEEFLQLAKPQALILESKNLVPIIQNVVSLTDFEARKKNITIISDCNEEEILVRCDENRLKQVILNFIKNAMEAMPDGGFIKVMTELKDDKVHISITDTGIGMPPEQLKRLGEPFFTTKKTGNGLGLMISFKIIESHLGNVFVESEVNKGTVFNIVLPI, from the coding sequence ATGGAACAATCAATTGTAGCATCAAATCCTTTTCTCTTTATGATTGCAGTACTTTTGATAATAATGGCTTGTTATACGGCGTTGGATTTATTGACAACATTACTGACGATAAAGCGATATAAACGCCTTGTGTATATAGGGAGCAGCTGCTCTATGGGTGTGGCTATTTGGACGCTTAATTTTGTGGTCATATTCACCCTCGATAATTCAGGAATGGCAGCATACAACTTTTTTACAATAATTTTTTCTTTAGCATTAGCGATTGCTCTCGCAGGGGTTGGGTTATTAGCCATTTCGTATAAAACACAAGTCCTGCAAATCGTTTTTTGCGGCTTCATGTTTACGATGGCCATATTATCTAATTATATAATGGGAACATCCTCATTAAACCAATCTTTGCACTTTAGTCCATTGTCGGTCTTCAGTATGCTTTTCAGTATCTTTATTTTATTTGTAGCAGCACTTGCAATATTATTTTATTTTAATAAATTAAGTCAATCCTCGCTAAAACCAGTCAGTACTCTCATGATGAGCGGGGCAATCATTGAAGGCTATTATCTTTTTGTAAGAGTGTTACCGATGAACGCGAAAAATGAAACGGGTGAATTTGTTCCACTCACCCCATTTATGCTTTATCTTACATGCTTCGTTTCATTATTCATCCTTGCCAGCTTGATCGCTTCAAGTACGATCGTAGGCCGGCGGTTGGCAAAAAGCGACAATACTGTGAGCGATATCCGTTATGCTTTAGATCAATCGGCGATCGTTGCCATCACGGATGCAAAAGGAATCATTACATATGTTAACGAAAAATTCCTGGAAATATCACAATATGAAAAACATGAACTAATAGGGAAAAATCATTCCATCATCAATTCTGGTTATCATCCAAAAGAATTTTTCACTGACTTATGGCTAACGATCAGCCAAGGGAAAACATGGCATGGTGAAATATGCAATCGGGCTAAAGATGGTAATGTTTATTGGGTGGATACAACTATCGTTCCATTTATGAAAAAGGGTAAACCATATCAATATATTTCCATCCGTTCGGATATTTCCAGTCGTAAAAAAGCAGAAAATGCTTTAAAGGAGTCAATTAAGGAACTTGAAGATATGCATTATGCAATCAACCAATCCTTGATTGTGGCGATTACTGATGATAAAGGAGTCATTATCGAAGTGAATGAAAAGTTCTCGGAGGTTTCTGGTTATGGGAGAGGTGAATTAATAGGCCAGACCCATAAGATAGTTAATTCTGGATACCACTCAAATGAATTCTTTGAAAATATGTGGAAGACCGTCGGTGAACGCAAAGTTTGGAAAGGTGAAATTAGAAACAAGGCGAAAGACGGCAGTTTTTATTGGGTCGATACAACAATTGTTCCATTTTTCAGCGAAGAAGGAAAGCCATTTCAGTATTTAACAATTAGATATGACATAACTGAGCGTAAACAATCGGAAGAGATGCTCAATCGGCAGGATAAATTAGCCGCTGTCGGTCAGCTTGCTGCTGGAGTGGCACATGAAATACGGAATCCACTGACCTCCATGAAAGGGTATACGGAATTTTTGCAATTAGATGAAACGGACGAAAATAAACAAGAATATCTGGAAATAATCATGGACGAAATCAATCGTGTGAATGATATAGTTGAAGAGTTCTTGCAATTGGCCAAACCACAGGCCTTGATATTGGAATCGAAGAATCTTGTGCCGATCATTCAAAACGTCGTATCTTTGACGGATTTTGAAGCCAGGAAGAAGAACATCACGATAATTTCGGATTGCAATGAAGAAGAGATCCTCGTTCGTTGTGATGAGAATCGATTAAAACAAGTCATATTGAACTTCATTAAAAATGCTATGGAAGCTATGCCTGACGGTGGGTTCATAAAAGTCATGACTGAACTTAAAGATGATAAAGTGCATATATCCATTACCGACACAGGAATTGGGATGCCGCCAGAGCAGCTTAAGAGACTGGGAGAACCATTTTTCACAACGAAAAAAACTGGTAACGGGTTAGGTCTCATGATCAGCTTTAAAATCATAGAAAGCCATTTGGGAAATGTCTTTGTCGAGAGCGAGGTCAATAAAGGTACAGTCTTTAATATCGTGCTCCCTATTTAA
- a CDS encoding YitT family protein, whose product MIMSDLAGASTTEIMQKKTQHKKLTLRQILQRGLLITIGAVLMAVGLEIFLVPNNVIDGGITGISIMLSYITGWKLGIFLFILNLPFFFIGYKQIGKTFALSTLYGILVLSITTTLLHHVPAFTQDILLASAFGGMILGIGVGMVIRYGGSLDGTEILAILASKKLPFSVGEIVMFFNLFILGSAGFVFSWDRAMYSIIAYFVAYKTMDIVIAGLDESKFVWIISDEFNDIGDAIMNRLGRGVTFLAGEGAYSGDDKKVIFCVINRLEEAKLKEIVKSFDPSAFLAVGDIAEVRGGRFKKKDIH is encoded by the coding sequence ATGATTATGTCAGACCTGGCAGGTGCAAGTACAACAGAAATTATGCAAAAGAAGACCCAGCATAAAAAATTAACACTGAGACAAATTTTACAGAGAGGTCTACTAATTACAATCGGTGCGGTATTGATGGCTGTCGGCCTCGAGATTTTTTTAGTGCCGAATAACGTAATCGACGGGGGCATAACGGGTATATCGATTATGTTATCTTACATTACTGGATGGAAGCTTGGAATCTTTCTTTTCATTTTGAATCTTCCTTTCTTTTTTATCGGTTATAAACAAATCGGGAAAACCTTCGCATTATCTACCCTTTATGGAATTTTAGTCCTTTCCATTACCACTACATTGCTTCATCATGTACCAGCTTTCACTCAAGATATCCTCCTAGCGTCCGCTTTCGGCGGAATGATTCTTGGCATTGGTGTTGGAATGGTCATTCGATATGGCGGCTCATTGGATGGTACAGAAATACTTGCCATACTCGCGAGCAAGAAGCTCCCTTTTTCCGTTGGGGAGATCGTCATGTTTTTTAATTTATTCATCCTTGGCAGTGCGGGCTTCGTATTCTCGTGGGATCGTGCCATGTATTCGATCATAGCTTACTTCGTAGCATATAAAACGATGGATATCGTCATCGCAGGTTTGGACGAATCCAAATTTGTTTGGATTATCAGTGATGAATTTAATGATATCGGTGATGCCATAATGAATCGCCTTGGACGGGGCGTAACCTTTTTAGCTGGTGAAGGTGCTTATTCTGGTGATGATAAAAAAGTCATCTTTTGTGTAATAAACAGACTTGAGGAAGCTAAACTTAAAGAGATAGTCAAAAGTTTCGATCCATCTGCATTTCTTGCCGTTGGGGATATCGCGGAAGTTCGAGGCGGTCGATTCAAGAAAAAAGATATCCACTAA
- a CDS encoding cold-shock protein, which translates to MYRRNNTEEIIPEETKVWECTSEDCKGWIRDNFTSNDEHVCPLCSSEMKPGTRMLQAINNPRNY; encoded by the coding sequence ATGTATAGAAGAAATAATACGGAAGAAATCATTCCTGAAGAAACAAAGGTGTGGGAATGTACATCAGAAGATTGCAAAGGTTGGATTCGCGATAACTTTACAAGTAATGATGAACACGTTTGTCCGTTATGTAGCAGCGAGATGAAACCCGGCACCAGAATGCTTCAAGCAATCAACAATCCAAGAAACTATTAA
- a CDS encoding cold-inducible protein YdjO-related protein: MYFGKKNSEEPEIVMEDTIVYACGSADCNGWMRKDFASENYDCPMCGSQLVEEVRELPKIENEYNAFK; encoded by the coding sequence ATGTATTTTGGTAAAAAGAATTCAGAGGAACCAGAAATCGTTATGGAAGATACGATAGTATATGCGTGCGGATCAGCAGATTGTAATGGTTGGATGAGAAAAGACTTTGCCTCGGAAAACTATGATTGTCCAATGTGTGGAAGTCAATTAGTTGAGGAAGTCAGGGAACTTCCTAAAATTGAAAATGAGTATAATGCGTTTAAATAA
- the recQ gene encoding DNA helicase RecQ, which produces MEKAREYLQEYFGYESFRKGQEQIIEQVLGGINTAGIMPTGGGKSICYQIPALLLPGVTLVISPLISLMKDQVDALEQTGIDATFLNSSISGLESSNRMNDIKHGRYKLVYLAPERLENPAFQQDLFNVDISLVAIDEAHCISQWGHDFRPSYLKIQTLLKNMPSAPTVLALTATATPHVTDDICQSLGISEQHTISTGFSRDNLFFSVVKEENRGRFLMRYLEKNKNESGIIYAATRKEVDSLYAKLIKAGFKTGRYHAGMNEQDRSEQQDQFIRDDIPLMVATSAFGMGIDKSNVRYVIHYQTPKNMESYYQEAGRAGRDGLDSECILLYSPQDMQIQRFLIDQSNPSQEWQAQELKKLNRMKDYCFTEGCLQAFILQYFGEENPEDCGHCENCTDKRDSVEVTTQAQMVLSCMLRMGERFGKTMISQVLTGSRNKKIEEFGFQKLSTYGIINDQSAKDVGDFIDFLTAKQYIEMTGGQFPVLKVTNAGREVLLGQKKVLRKEIKKVSSISADHGLFEELRQLRKELAIKENVPPFIIFSDASLKDMAVKLPRTEEEFLEVKGVGMQKFERFGAMFLQGISQYVQAHPELETNTMVTKETVKRATKPSHLESYRLYQEGKSIKEIGTLRGLSSISIENHLLKCAEEHLDINWDEIFLEKDFDLVLETAKQLDSEKLKPLKEALPEHISYFMIKAILVKAGLENERC; this is translated from the coding sequence ATGGAAAAAGCACGTGAATATTTACAAGAATACTTTGGTTATGAGTCATTCCGAAAAGGTCAGGAACAGATTATCGAACAGGTGTTGGGAGGAATAAACACGGCGGGAATCATGCCTACCGGCGGAGGTAAATCAATATGTTACCAAATTCCAGCACTTCTGTTACCAGGTGTAACACTCGTTATATCCCCACTAATTTCCTTGATGAAGGACCAAGTAGATGCCCTCGAACAAACTGGGATTGATGCCACGTTTCTTAATAGCTCCATTTCTGGGTTGGAATCATCCAATAGAATGAACGATATTAAACACGGAAGATATAAGTTGGTTTATTTGGCGCCGGAACGATTGGAAAATCCTGCATTTCAACAGGATTTATTTAATGTGGATATTTCATTGGTAGCCATCGATGAGGCCCACTGTATATCTCAATGGGGTCATGACTTCAGACCAAGCTATTTAAAAATCCAAACCTTATTGAAAAACATGCCATCAGCTCCGACAGTACTGGCGTTAACCGCAACAGCCACACCGCATGTGACGGACGATATATGTCAGTCGCTCGGAATATCAGAGCAGCATACAATATCAACGGGATTTTCCAGAGATAACCTGTTCTTTTCCGTAGTGAAAGAAGAAAATCGCGGCCGGTTTTTAATGCGCTATCTAGAGAAAAACAAAAATGAATCGGGTATCATCTATGCAGCCACTAGGAAAGAAGTCGATTCCTTGTATGCGAAGCTTATAAAAGCGGGATTCAAAACAGGTCGATACCATGCTGGCATGAATGAACAAGACCGTTCGGAACAGCAAGATCAATTCATTCGTGATGACATACCCTTGATGGTAGCGACATCAGCCTTTGGTATGGGAATCGATAAATCGAATGTTAGATACGTCATCCATTACCAAACTCCAAAGAACATGGAGAGTTATTACCAGGAAGCGGGCCGTGCAGGGAGGGATGGTTTGGATAGTGAATGTATCCTTTTATATTCCCCTCAGGATATGCAGATACAGCGTTTCTTGATTGATCAATCAAATCCCTCGCAGGAGTGGCAAGCCCAGGAATTGAAGAAACTGAACAGAATGAAGGATTATTGTTTTACCGAAGGGTGCTTGCAAGCCTTTATTCTGCAATACTTTGGAGAAGAAAACCCCGAGGATTGCGGTCATTGCGAAAATTGTACAGATAAACGTGACTCTGTTGAAGTAACTACACAGGCACAGATGGTTCTTTCATGCATGTTGAGAATGGGTGAGCGATTCGGTAAAACGATGATTTCCCAAGTGCTTACGGGATCACGCAATAAGAAAATTGAAGAGTTCGGATTCCAGAAGCTCTCAACCTATGGAATCATCAATGATCAATCAGCGAAGGATGTAGGTGATTTCATTGATTTCCTGACAGCAAAACAGTATATCGAAATGACGGGCGGCCAGTTTCCGGTACTTAAAGTTACCAATGCTGGCAGGGAAGTTCTATTGGGACAGAAAAAAGTACTGCGTAAGGAAATAAAAAAAGTAAGCAGCATCAGTGCGGATCATGGGTTGTTTGAAGAGTTGAGACAGTTAAGAAAAGAATTGGCTATTAAGGAAAATGTACCTCCATTCATTATTTTTTCCGATGCATCTTTGAAAGATATGGCCGTCAAACTGCCGAGGACGGAAGAGGAATTCCTGGAAGTTAAAGGGGTGGGGATGCAGAAATTCGAACGCTTCGGAGCCATGTTTTTACAAGGGATTTCCCAGTATGTACAGGCACATCCAGAATTAGAAACGAATACTATGGTTACAAAGGAAACGGTAAAGCGAGCTACTAAACCATCTCACTTAGAAAGCTATCGCTTATATCAGGAAGGCAAATCCATCAAGGAAATAGGGACATTGAGAGGACTGTCTTCCATTTCAATTGAAAATCATTTATTAAAGTGTGCAGAAGAACACTTGGATATCAATTGGGATGAGATTTTCTTGGAGAAAGATTTTGATCTTGTTTTGGAAACTGCGAAACAATTGGATTCTGAAAAATTGAAACCATTAAAAGAAGCACTGCCTGAGCATATTTCCTACTTTATGATTAAAGCGATCTTGGTTAAAGCAGGACTGGAAAACGAAAGGTGCTAA
- a CDS encoding LysM peptidoglycan-binding domain-containing protein, whose amino-acid sequence MKKSILSLAAAAAISGAFTIPVQAEDVKVKDGDTLWGISQTYKVSVEDIKSWNDLSSDAIYAGETIHISQEEHYKVKSGDTLSGIAHKYDVAVNDIKSWNGLNSDTIHPGQELVIKPAANKVEAASVEPAQKAEQSEPAEQTKPAEQTKPVEQSQPVEQSEPVEQSVPADTNNESQDQAESGKEITVSATAYTADCQGCSGTTATGVDLKANPDAKVIAVDPSVIPLGSKVYVEGYGYATAADTGSAIKGNRVDIFVPNEQDAVNWGVKNVKVQILN is encoded by the coding sequence ATGAAAAAATCAATCTTATCGTTAGCGGCAGCGGCTGCTATATCCGGTGCATTCACAATTCCGGTACAAGCAGAAGATGTCAAAGTGAAAGATGGAGACACATTATGGGGGATATCTCAAACATATAAAGTATCAGTAGAAGATATTAAGTCTTGGAACGATTTGTCTTCAGACGCGATTTATGCCGGAGAAACCATACATATTTCTCAAGAAGAGCATTATAAAGTAAAGTCAGGGGACACATTATCGGGAATTGCACACAAATATGATGTAGCGGTAAATGATATTAAATCTTGGAACGGTTTAAATTCAGATACAATCCATCCTGGTCAAGAACTGGTCATTAAACCGGCAGCTAACAAAGTCGAAGCTGCTAGTGTAGAGCCTGCACAGAAAGCAGAGCAATCCGAACCAGCAGAACAAACCAAGCCAGCAGAACAAACAAAGCCGGTTGAACAATCGCAACCAGTTGAACAATCAGAACCAGTTGAACAATCGGTACCAGCAGACACAAATAATGAATCCCAAGATCAAGCAGAATCTGGAAAAGAGATTACTGTAAGTGCAACCGCATATACGGCTGATTGTCAAGGCTGCAGCGGAACAACAGCCACAGGAGTGGACTTGAAAGCTAATCCTGATGCAAAGGTGATTGCCGTGGACCCTTCAGTCATTCCACTAGGATCAAAGGTTTATGTTGAAGGTTATGGATACGCAACGGCAGCCGATACAGGCAGTGCCATCAAAGGGAACAGAGTGGACATTTTTGTTCCAAACGAACAGGATGCCGTGAATTGGGGCGTTAAAAACGTTAAAGTGCAAATCCTGAATTAA
- a CDS encoding spore coat associated protein CotJA, whose amino-acid sequence MTREKTFTLVKSYKPFHSKFDPCPPIGRKYYRTPPNLYINFQPPNMEQFTPEEALKYGTLWKFFYDFYDNPYRERET is encoded by the coding sequence GTGACTCGCGAAAAGACTTTTACCTTAGTTAAGTCATATAAACCTTTCCATAGTAAATTCGATCCGTGTCCGCCTATTGGGAGAAAGTATTACAGGACACCTCCTAATTTGTATATTAATTTTCAACCGCCTAATATGGAGCAGTTCACACCTGAGGAAGCTTTGAAATACGGTACACTTTGGAAATTCTTTTATGATTTTTATGATAATCCATATCGGGAAAGGGAGACGTAA
- a CDS encoding spore coat protein CotJB, which produces MNKKLDDEYYQLLEQIQAADFVLVELTLYLDTHPNDQQALQQFNQFHEYSKQLKSVFEPKYGPLLGFGNSPGGENKWEWGQGPWPWQV; this is translated from the coding sequence ATGAATAAGAAACTGGATGATGAATATTATCAGTTGCTTGAACAAATACAGGCTGCCGATTTCGTACTTGTCGAGTTGACTCTTTATTTGGATACACATCCTAACGACCAGCAGGCTTTACAGCAATTCAATCAATTTCATGAATACTCAAAACAACTGAAATCGGTTTTTGAGCCTAAATATGGTCCATTATTGGGATTTGGAAACAGTCCAGGCGGTGAAAATAAATGGGAATGGGGCCAAGGCCCTTGGCCATGGCAGGTATAA
- the cotJC gene encoding spore coat protein CotJC, which translates to MWVYEKKLQYPVKVRDCNPRLAKYLIEQYGGADGELAAALRYLNQRYTIPDKVIGLLTDIGTEEFAHLEMIATMIYKLTKDATPQQMAAAGLGDHYVNHDSALYYHDAAGNPWTATYIQAKGDPIADLYEDIAAEEKARATYQWLIDISDDPDINDSLRFLREREIIHSMRFREAVEILKEEKGKKKFF; encoded by the coding sequence ATGTGGGTTTATGAAAAGAAGCTGCAATATCCAGTTAAAGTAAGAGACTGTAATCCTCGATTGGCTAAATATTTAATAGAACAATACGGGGGTGCTGATGGTGAGTTGGCTGCAGCACTCCGTTACTTAAATCAACGATATACAATACCGGATAAAGTGATTGGTCTGCTGACGGATATCGGAACGGAAGAATTTGCCCATCTCGAAATGATCGCCACGATGATTTATAAGCTTACAAAAGATGCCACACCTCAGCAGATGGCTGCCGCCGGACTAGGGGACCATTATGTCAATCATGATAGTGCCCTTTATTATCATGACGCAGCGGGGAATCCATGGACCGCCACTTATATCCAAGCCAAAGGAGATCCGATTGCAGATTTATATGAAGATATCGCCGCTGAGGAGAAAGCCAGAGCAACCTACCAATGGTTGATTGACATCTCGGATGATCCTGATATCAATGATTCCCTCAGGTTTTTGCGTGAGAGGGAAATTATCCATTCGATGAGGTTTAGGGAAGCTGTGGAGATTTTAAAAGAAGAAAAAGGTAAAAAGAAGTTTTTTTAA
- a CDS encoding CvfB family protein, which produces MQKIQAGMAVELEVERKADFGWFLTDGSEDVLLHHNEMNEGTELEIGDEVTVFIYHDKQARLTATMKIPEIQIDQYGWAEVVNVKRKLGVFVDIGLSKDILVSLDDLPNIDRLWPEVGDRLYVSLKTDRHDRLFGKLATEDVIQEIAVKAPLKGIRNTSIKGNVYRLLMVGSFFISQEGYRCFIHESERKEEPRLGELVEGRVIDSKEDGTLNVSLIPFKQDLMGEDADVIFTYLMNRGGAMPYGDKTPADDIKFHFGLSKGAFKRALGKLMKEEKIYQEDGWTYSSDRK; this is translated from the coding sequence ATGCAAAAAATTCAGGCCGGCATGGCTGTAGAGTTAGAAGTGGAACGTAAGGCTGATTTCGGATGGTTTTTAACGGATGGTTCAGAAGATGTCTTACTTCATCATAATGAAATGAATGAAGGAACGGAACTTGAGATTGGCGATGAAGTAACTGTGTTCATCTACCATGACAAACAAGCAAGGCTAACAGCGACAATGAAGATACCCGAAATCCAGATTGATCAGTATGGCTGGGCGGAAGTTGTCAATGTGAAAAGGAAACTGGGTGTTTTTGTTGACATCGGTCTTTCCAAAGATATTCTTGTATCTCTGGACGACCTTCCGAATATAGATCGATTATGGCCCGAGGTTGGTGATCGTCTATATGTATCCCTGAAGACAGATCGTCATGATCGCCTGTTTGGTAAACTTGCAACCGAAGATGTCATTCAGGAGATTGCAGTAAAAGCCCCTTTAAAAGGAATTCGTAACACCAGTATTAAGGGAAATGTCTATCGTTTGCTTATGGTTGGATCTTTCTTTATTTCACAAGAAGGGTACCGCTGTTTCATTCACGAAAGTGAACGCAAGGAGGAGCCCCGTCTTGGTGAATTAGTTGAAGGGCGCGTCATTGATAGTAAAGAAGATGGAACGCTTAACGTTTCTTTAATCCCCTTTAAACAAGATTTAATGGGGGAAGATGCCGATGTCATTTTCACTTATTTAATGAATCGCGGCGGTGCAATGCCTTATGGTGACAAAACGCCAGCTGATGATATCAAATTTCACTTCGGTTTGAGCAAGGGAGCGTTCAAGCGTGCTCTCGGCAAACTGATGAAAGAAGAAAAGATTTACCAGGAAGATGGATGGACATATTCTTCAGACCGTAAATGA